The genomic segment ACTTCAACCTGCCCTGCCTGGCCCGGTTCTTCGAACTGACCACGCAACACCTCGCCAGCAGCCTTCAATTGCGCACCTTCATCGCCCACTGAACAGCCCCCGCCAAACAATAAAAATGAACCCTGTCCGCCACCCTCCACCTAACGAGAGGACTATCAGGAGGTGGCTCATGCAAATCGAACATATCTGGATCGCACTGGCGGCAATTCTCTTGGTGATTGAATTGTGGGCAATTGGCAGGATCGTCAAAAGCGAGGGGAAGATAGACAACAAATGCGTCTGGATCGTGGTAATCGTGTTTGTGCCGCTAATCGGGCTGGTGCTGTGGGCGTTGATGGGGCCCAAGCATGATGCGCATCGGCCGATGTAGACACCCGATGTAATAGCGACCTTGAAGGCAGCGCAAAGCCCCGACATTTCGGGGCTTTGCTGTTTCTGCCCGGGATTTTTGGAGCGCTGCCCATTTGAATCGTCTGGCAGATCGCCCTGTAAGCATATTGGTACGTCGTCGTACAACAAACCAAAGTCCGTCAATGCGACGCGCATGACGGACACAACATCTCTTAGCCCCCTTTAAATTCGCTTTTATTGATAGCGTAAATACCTGCCGATGGGCTGAAAGCCAGTTGACACGTGAACACAAGACTCGCTATAAATGCGAAAGATGTACGACGACCTACAACCCATGGGTTTTCGATTATAAAAATAAGACATTGAGTGTTATCCCCATGATGACTGCATCCCACGTAGCCGTTTTCCCAATCGCTCTACCCGTTTTCGCGCTGGTCGATGTGCACACCCGCAAGGTCTCTGCTGCCTGAGTCAGTCACGCGCAGGGCCTGATCGTGTTCGTCGTGCACTCGACATCCTCGATGCGAAGCGGGACGTCACACACTTCAATCCAATAATAAATCAAGGTGAAGGGATGAAAATCAAAGGCATCCGCTGGTGGATGGTCGGCTTGGTAACGGCGGGTCTGATTGTCAATTATCTGGCCCGCAACACCCTGTCGGTCGCGGCTCCAACGCTGATGAGCGAATTGAGCATCTCGACCGAGCAATACTCCCACATCGTGGTCGCCTGGCAATTGGCCTACGCATTCATGCAGCCCGTGGCGGGCTACATCATTGATGCCATCGGGACCAAGATGGGCTTTGCCGTATTTGCCCTGGCCTGGTCGGCTGCCTGTGCAGCGGCTGCGTTGGCGACTGGCTGGCAAAGCCTGGCATTCGTTCGCGCCTTGCTAGGGCTCACCGAGGCCGCTGGCTTGCCGGCCGGGGTCAAGGCCACCACCGAATGGTTTCCGGCCAAGGAGCGTTCAGTCGCCATCGGCTGGTTCAACATTGGATCATCGATTGGCGCCCTGCTCGCGCCGCCACTGGTCGTCTGGGCCATCCTGCAAAGCGGCTGGCAACTGGCGTTTCTGATGGTGGGCGGGCTGGGGCTGATCTGGAGTTTTCTCTGGCTCGTGTTGTACAAGCATCCGCGTGATCAACAACGCCTGAGCGATAGCGAGCGCGATTACATCCTGTCCGGGCAGGAGTCCCACTTCAAGGAAGCCACGTCGAAAAAAGGCAGCTGGAAGAAGATCATTGGCAGCCGTAACTTTTATGCGATCGCCTCTGCACGGATTCTGTCGGAACCGGCCTGGCAGACGTTCAATGCCTGGATCCCGCTGTACCTGATGACTGAACGGCACATGAACATCAAGGAAGTTGCCATGTTTGCCTGGCTACCCTTTCTGGCTGCGGACATCGGCTGCGTATTGGGTGGTTACCTCAGCCCGCTGTTCCACCGTTACTGCAAAGTGTCGTTGTTTACTTCGCGCAAGATGGTTTTGCTCTTCGGTTGTTCCTGCATGATCGGCCCCGCCTGCATCGGTCTGGTGGACAGTCCCTACACCGCGATCGCCCTGCTGTGTGTCGGTGGCTTTGCCCATCAGACGCTGTCGGGCGCGCTGTACTCAATTACATCGGACTCGTTCGGTAAAAACGAAGTGGCGACGGCTACCGGTATGGGCGGCATGTTCGGCTACCTGGGGGCTGCTGCATTCACGGCAGTATTCGGCGTTCTGGTGACACAGATTGGCTACAGCCCGCTGTTCGTGGTGCTGGCGATTTTTGACATCGCCGCGGCCATTATCGTCTGGGCCGTTGCCCGAGAAATAACGTCCGGACCGGGGCCACAGCCTCTCAATGTGATGGGCTCCCATCAAGGCTCGGCTTTGCCTTCGGCTTAGTGATTGGCTCGAGCCCGCGTTGTGGGTTCGAGCTTGTATCTCACCGCTGCGTCGTATGGACAGTGGTTACGACAGGGTCGCCTGACTTCAACCAAATCCCCCGGATTTCTGCGAACACGTTCCCAATGTTCTCGGTCAGCGACAGCGCGTTCAACTGCCAGCCCACAACCATTCAAATGTTTATGCAGCGCTGATCCGCACAAAGAGTCGGACAGCAAAATTCAATAAAAAAAATGACACCCGAGGAGCATTACATTGAAAAAACAACATCTCGCGACCGCTATCGCGCTGGCCGCGCTGTCTCTTCATGCTCAAGCAGATGATGCGGCCAAGCCACAGGGGTTCCTGGAGGACAGCAAGCTGGCCCTCAGTACCCGCACCTATTACTACGAGAACGATGATCACTCTGCGGGTGCAAACAACCAGCGCGAAACCGCTGAAGTGCTGAAACTTGACTACAGATCCGGCTTCACCCAAGGCATGATCGGGGTCGGTGTCGACGCTCAGATGCTCTACGGCCTGCACCTCGATGGCGGTCCGGGTCACCACCCAGGTACAGGCAACTCATTCTGGCCAAGCGAGCGCGACAACTCGGCTGAGGACGACGTGGCCCGTGGGGACGCAAACGTCAAATTGCGCCTGTCCAAGACTGAATTGCATGTGGGTGGCGCTCTGTTTCCTCAGTTGCCAATCATGATGGCGACCGACAGCCGCGCGATGCCGCAAAACTTTGACGGCGCCATGCTGACCTCCAGGGAAATCGACAACCTGACGCTGAGCGCTGGTCAGCTGGAACACTCCACTGGCCGCGCATCGACCAACAGCACGGCGCTGTCGGTGGCAGGC from the Pseudomonas sp. N3-W genome contains:
- a CDS encoding PLD nuclease N-terminal domain-containing protein codes for the protein MQIEHIWIALAAILLVIELWAIGRIVKSEGKIDNKCVWIVVIVFVPLIGLVLWALMGPKHDAHRPM
- a CDS encoding MFS transporter gives rise to the protein MKIKGIRWWMVGLVTAGLIVNYLARNTLSVAAPTLMSELSISTEQYSHIVVAWQLAYAFMQPVAGYIIDAIGTKMGFAVFALAWSAACAAAALATGWQSLAFVRALLGLTEAAGLPAGVKATTEWFPAKERSVAIGWFNIGSSIGALLAPPLVVWAILQSGWQLAFLMVGGLGLIWSFLWLVLYKHPRDQQRLSDSERDYILSGQESHFKEATSKKGSWKKIIGSRNFYAIASARILSEPAWQTFNAWIPLYLMTERHMNIKEVAMFAWLPFLAADIGCVLGGYLSPLFHRYCKVSLFTSRKMVLLFGCSCMIGPACIGLVDSPYTAIALLCVGGFAHQTLSGALYSITSDSFGKNEVATATGMGGMFGYLGAAAFTAVFGVLVTQIGYSPLFVVLAIFDIAAAIIVWAVAREITSGPGPQPLNVMGSHQGSALPSA